The Akkermansia sp. RCC_12PD genome contains the following window.
TGTCCCCGATGATGATGCGCTCGCTCTGGGAAGCTACGGCGCTGACGATGTCCGTAGGCGTAAGCCGGAGGGCTTCCAGCTTTTCCGGATCAGGCCAGATGCGCATGGACATTTCCGCCCCGAACAGCTCCACGCGGCCCACGCCCTTCACGCGCTTCAATTCAGGAATGAGGCGGGCGGAGGCAAGTTCCCCCAGCTCCGTGCCGTCCAGCGCCCCGTCGGAGGACAGGGAAATGACGGCCTGAATGTTGTTGGAGGATTTTTCCACGAACACCCCTTCCCGGCGTACGGATTCCGGCAGGCGGGATTCCACGATTTTCAGGCGGTTCTGCACTTCCACGGCGGCAATGTCAGGGTCCGTCCCCTGCTGGAAGGTGACGGCTATTTCCACCATGCCGTTGGAGTCGCTGGTGGCGGACATGTACAGCAAGTCCGGCGCGCCGTTGATTTCCTTCTCAATGACGGCGGTAACGGCCTCCTCCGTAATTTGGGCGGAGGCCCCCGGATAAGTGGTGCGGATGGTGATGACGGGCGGTGCGATGTCCGGGTACTGCGCCACGGGCAGCATGGGAAGGGCCAGCAGGCCGACCAGGGAGATCAGCAGGGCCACCACCCACGCGAAAATGGGACGGTTAATGAAAAAGTCAGGCATGGTCTGGCGGTCAGTTGGAGTTTTCCAGAGGAGCGGCCTCTTCCTTCACGCTCACTTTCATTCCGGGCCGGAGGAACATTGTCTTGCTGGTGACCACCCTGTCCCCGTCCTTCAGGCCGGAGGTGACCAGCCATCTCTTTTCATTCATGGTTTCCGTTGTCACCGGGCGGCTTTCCAGAATGCCGTCCTTCCCGACGACCAGGACGGAGGCGCCCTGCGCCGTGCGCATCACGGAATCCCGCGGCACGGAAAAGACATGGTTGCGGACGGCCTTGTCAAAGACCAAGCGCACGTAGCTTCCGGGAAGCAGTTCGTGGTCCGGGTTGGGGAACTGCGCCCTCATTTCAATGGTGTCCGTGCCGGGGTCCACCGCCATGTCCGAGAAGAAGAAATGGCCCTTATGCGGGTATTCCTCTCCGTTGGGGAGCAGCAGCCGGACCTTGATTTCTTCCAGCGGTATTTCCTTCCACAGGCCGGAAAGAATGGCCCTGCGGAGCCTGCTGCGCTGGGAGGCGGGGGAACTGAAACGGACGTAGATGGGGTCTATCTGTTCCACCGTGGTCAGGTGGGTGAACCCGTTCTGGTCCACCAGCGCCCCCTTGGTGACCAGGGCGCGGCGCACGCGCCCGGAAATGGGGGCCGTCACATTGGTGTATTCCAGGTCCAGCCGGGCCCGTTCCAGGGCGGCCTTCGCCGCGGCGTATTCCGCACGGGCGCGGGCTTCCTCCGCCACGGACTGCGTGTGCTCCCGGCCGCTCACGGCCCCCTTGGAAACCAGGGCGGAATACCTTTTGGCCTTGTCCTGCGCGTCCGTCAGTACGGCCTGCGCGCGGTCAAGGGCGGCCTTGCACTCGTCCAGCGCCGCCTGAAGCGGCTCCGGTTCAATCTTGAACAGCAGGTCGCCCTGTTTGACGTTCTGCCCTTCCTGGTAAAAGCGTTCCTGAATGATGCCGGTGACGCGTGCGCGCACCTCCGCCTGAAGGAAGGCCTCCATGCGGCCGGGCAGATTGGAGGTGACGGGGATTTCCTCCCCGCGCACCGTCATCACCGTCACTTCGGGTTCCGGCATCATCATGGGGTCCTGCACGCTTCCGTCGTCCCGGCAGGAAGAGAGGAGAGGCCCCGCGGCAAGAAATAAAGAGAAAATAAATTGGGATTTCATTTGGCAAACAAGGTTGAACATGCCGGGAAAAGGATACTTGTCATGCACTCTTTTTCCATGGATCATGCAGTGAGGTCTATGCTATAAACCCTCCCATAATAGGAGGGTCAACACGAAATTCCGCAATGCAAAATTTTCCCTTTGCGCAGGAAGGTATTTTGAAGCCTAATCTTTATAAAAACGGTAACTAAGGAATTATATAAACTACTGTTTAATAATTTATTATATTTCTCCATAAAATTCATGCCGGGTACTTTCTCCCCCTTTTAAACTATTTCTGCCATACATGGACAAAAAACATTTGCTGACCATCGGAAACATCTCCAAACAGACCGGGGTCCACATCAAATCCCTCCGTTACTACGACAAAATAGGTATTCTGCCGCCGGCCCATGTGGACAGGGAAACAGGGTACCGCTATTACGATTTCTCCCAAATCCAGCTCGTGGAGGCCATCCAGTTATGCGTGGAGCTGGATATTCCGCTGAACCGGTTTACGGAATTCCTGACGGAAGACAAGAAGAGCATCCGCTACGGCAAGCTCATCGCGTACGGGTCCATGCTGGCGGATGAAAAGATCCGCGCCATCAATACCAAGCTGCACATCCTGGACGAGATGCAGAAACACATCCGCCACGCGGAGAACTACCGGTTCCACAACGGCCCCATCAAGCTGGCAATCCCGGAAAAATACTGCTGGGCCCTTCCCTACCGCGGAAGGCAGCGCAGCACGGAATACCATCTGAAATTCAACCGCGCGCTGGAGGACATCAGCCGCCGCGGACTGAAAACAGGATCGGAAGCGGGCATCCTGATGATGTGCCGTAGCGGCGTCACGGAACGCTTCCTTTACATTGAGGTGGACATGGAGCAGTTCCGCGAGCCGCTTCCGGAGGAAATCATTCATCTGCCGGAACTCTCCTGCGTCTGCATGAAAACGGACCACAGCGACATTGAACAGGCCGCCTTCCTGTTCCCGGACCTGTTCAGCCGGGAATACGACCGGATTGTGATGGAAACGGAGCTGTTCCCGGACCATTACTATTTTTCACACCCGCATTATGAAATCAGATGCTCCGTGCCGGACGGCGGGGCATAAGCCCCGGCACTCCTGAACAGGCTGTTCCGGGGGCTTTCACCGCCCTCCCGGAATAAAAAACTCCCGGCTTGCACGTAGCCGTGGCTGCCTTTCATTCCCTCTTCAGGCGGATCAGGACGATTTCCGCGGGAACGCCGATGCGGACCGGAAAACCGTTCCATATCCCCGCTCCGTTGGAAACGTACAGCTTCATGGAGCCCACCTGGTACGGCCCGGAAACGAAGCCGTCATTGAAACGCGCCACCAGCCGGTCAATTCCGGTGATCATGCCGCCGTGCGTATGGCCGGAGAGCTGGAGGTCCACCCCGTGCCGCGCCGCCTCACGGGCAAGGCGCGGCTGGTGGGAGGCGAGAATCCGGACCTTCCCCGGCGGAGCTCCTTCCAGCGCCTTGTTGATGTCCGGCTCTTCCCTGCCCGTCATCCCGGCCACGGGGTCCGTCACTCCCGCCAGAATGACGTTTCCGCCGCCCGTCAGGACATGTTCGTTGGGAAGCATCCGGATACCGAGCGTCGGAAAAAATTCCATCCATTCCTCATAGCCGGAGTAATATTCGTGATTGCCCGGAACGCCGAACACGCCGTATCTGGCTTTCAGGTCCGCAAGAGGCCGCAGGTCCTCTCCGTGCACAGGAACCGTGCCGTCCACGAAGTCCCCGGCAATCACGATAAGGTCGGGATTCAGCGAGTTCGTGCGCTGCACGATCCTGCGGATGCGGTCGGCGCGCGTGATGCCGTCCGCGTGCAGGTCCGCCAGCAGCGCAATCGTCATGCCGTCCACCTCTTCCGGCAGATGGCCGACTGTAATCGTTTCTACCCGCACTCCCGGCACGCTGGTCCCGCCGATGACGCCCACGGTTGCGAGTACGGCGGAAAGAACCAGCAGGGCCAGGTTTACCCTGTTGACGATGATGCGGCGGCGCGCCGTCCTTTTCTTCCGGAGGAAGAACAGCATCAGGCGGTACAGTCCGACCACGATGTCGGCGGCCAACAGCAGGAAGAAGAACAGGAACAGGACGGAAAACAGCCACGCGGCGGCGAGCAGCAGCCACTCCGGCAGAACCGGGGAAAAAAACATGGGGCCGCCGAAAAGGTGCAGAAGGTGGAATTTGAACGCCGCCACGGCCAGCAACGCCGAAAGCGCCGCCTTCCATCCCCAATGCAGGCGCAGCGGCAGAATGGCCCGCCAGAAAATGTAGCCCGCAAGCAATGCTTCAAAAATCAAGATCATGCGTTTGTTCCATTCATGTTACTGCATTCCGCCGCACCTCGCAAGAACGGGAAGCGGCACAGGGACTCGTGAAGGTTTCTGCGCCTTCAGGTGCGGGAATTCCCGGAGAGCTTTTCATGCCTCCCACGTGGATGGGCCTTTTTGTCCGGACCGTTCCTCTTCCCTGCCGGAATGCCCTCATTCTTTTATTTCCCGTAATTGATCAGGAATTCCACCGTTGCGGGGTCTTCATGGGAAAAGAAGAGGCTTTCCCCGCCGTCCAGCCCGGCGATGGCTTCCATATCCTGCGGGGAGAGTTCAAAGTCAAAGATGTTGAAATTCTCCACCATTCTCTCCCGGTGGGTGGATTTGGGAATGGCAATGATGCCTTGCTGGACCAGGAAGCGGAGGGCGACCTGGGCCGCCGTCCTGCCATACTGCGCGCCGACGGCTTTCAGCACTTCATTGCTGAAAAAGCCGTTGCGTCCTTCGGCAAAAGGCCCCCAGGATTCCAGGCGGGTGCCGTACTTCTTCATAACCTCCCGGGTGTTGGCCTGCTGATGGAAGACATGTGTCTCCATCTGATTGACGGCTGGCTTGACTTCGCAGAATTCCGCCAGGTCGATAAAGCGGGCCGGATAGAAGTTGCTCACGCCGAGGGCGCGGATTTTCCCGGCGCGATATGCCTCCTCCATGGCCCGGTAGGTTCCGTAATAGTCATTGAAGGGCTGGTGGATGAGCAGCAGATCCAGGTAATCCGTGCGAAGCTTGTTCAGGGATTCCTCAATGGAAGCCTTCGCCTTCTCATAACCGCCATTGGAAATCCATATCTTGGTGGTGATGAACAGTTCTCCGCGGGGTATGCCGCTCTTTTCCGCCGCGCGGCCTACCGCTTCCTCATTGCGGTAGGCCTGCGCCGTGTCAATGGAGCGGTAGCCGACCTCAATCGCGTCCAGCACGCAGCGTTCGCATTCGGCGGCGTCCGGTATCTGATAAACGCCAAAGCCCAGAACGGGCATGGCTACTCCGTTATTTAATGTAACTTCTTCCATAACTATTTTTTTTGCATTGTTTTGATAAATCAAAATAAATCCTTGTGTTGCAATCTCTGCAACGCGGGTTCATGAGTGGCGTCGTCCATCATATGGGGAAATTCTCCACGATTCTTTTCCATATTCTTCTTATTTGTTCGTGTTCATTTTCAGAAATATCTCAGGCATGCCTGCCGGATCAACGGCATGCATATCCACTAAGTCGAGCCTCTTCACCATGTGTAGCGTTTCCGTCTTATACTTCTGGAAGTGGGCTGTCTGAATATGATGTCGGTAGGCTTCGGGCGAAGCATAGATTTCGAGGATGCGGATTTGTGTTGAATCCCGCTTCATCTGCATCGGATAAATGCAAATAACTCCCGATTCCTCTTTGACCGATGCAGCCCCTACCGTAGAGGCGTATTCCAGATATTCCTTCAAATACTGGGGATGTACTTCGATTTCAGAAATTCGAATTAACATGCCGTCTGCCGAGACTGCCGGCTTCGTTTGGGCTGATAATTGGAATGATGTAATCAACATCAATAAAGGGATAAAAAGATATCTTTTCATATTTTTGTAAAACGATGACTTGTCAATTTTACCTTCTATGGCAGCTTTTGCACGAGTCTTGGCAAAGCTGGTTTCAGAATATCAGATAATGTGCATTCCCATGCAGAATTCGCTCCGCACATCCGCGATATTCAGCCCCATGCCTGCGGCTACCGTGCCCATCTTCTTGAATGCCTTCGTCGTGTTATGTTATTTTCAATGTTCATTCCCTATGATTAACCTCCTGTCGACTATTTTAATGATAAGGATATCCGTCTTTAAAAGGAACATCTCCCGTTAAACGGTCTGCTGTGGTTCCAGCTCCTTCAGCTCGTACTTCCTGGTGCCCAGGCCTATCCTCTCGGCATGGTCCACCGTATGCTGGCCGTTGCGGCTTTTAATGCGCTCAATCAGGGGTTTGCTGTTGTTGCCTTCCGACGGCTGGACGGCATGCACCAGATCCAGGCACGCCTGGTCCAGGGCAACCGGATCAAGCGACGCCAGAATGCCAATGTCCTTCATTTCCGGGTCATGGGGGTGGGCGTCGCAGTCACAGTCGATGGACAGATTGTTCATGACATTGATGTAAAGTATCCTGTCCCCGAAGTAGTCCGCGACCGCCTGGGCGGACGCGGCCATGGATTCCAGAAAGGCGTCCTGTTCACCCAGATTGTCCCATACTTTGGAGACATCCTGCGTTTTCCCGGCCGAATGGATGTACGCCTTGCCGGCGGCGGAAGCCACGCCAATGGACTGGTTTTTCAGAACGCCGCCGAAGCCGCCCATCGCATGCCCCTTGAAATGGGCCAGGTTGATCATGAAATCATAGTTTTTCAGATGATCCCCTACAATGTCGTACTGGAGGTGCTTCCTGTCTTTTACCGGAATATGGAATTCTCCTTCGGCATCCATGATGTCCACCCTGGCAATGTCAAGGAATCCGTGGTCTTTGGCGGCCTGCATGTGGGCCTCCGTGCTGGAGCGTTTGCCGCCGTAGGCCGTGTTGCACTCCACGATGGTGCCGTTTACCTTGCGCACCAGGTCCCCGATGAGGGAGGGCTGGAGAAAGTTGTGCCCTCCGGGTTCTCCCGTGCTGATTTTGACGGCTACCTTTCCGGAAGCCGGACGTCCCAGGGCCTCGTAAATCTTCACGAGGCTTTCCGGGGTGATCTTTTTGGTCATCAGGACTTTTGACGCCTTGCCCGGCGTGGAGCTTCCGTGGGCGTATTCCGGCAGAATGCCGGCCGCCGCCAGGGAGGCCAGCGCCGCGCCGGAGGATTTGAGCCATGACCTTCTCGTTACCGTATCTTTCATGATGAATTTCTAATGGTTGTTGATGATTTTTCCCTTCCTGTCTTTAGGAGCGCATGGCGCCGCCTCCGCGTTCAGCATCTCCGAAGATTTTGAAAATTCCTTCCAGTCCCCGGAGCAGCAATTCCCTGGGGCAGGCAATGTTGAGGCGGATGAAGCATCCCTCCGTTTCTCCGTACATTTCCCCTCCGTTGACCATGACACGGCCTTCTTCCATCAGCCTTCCGACAACTTCTTCGGAAGGGATGCCCAGCACGGAACAATCTATCCAGACCAGGTACGTCCCTTCCAGCGGCAGGACATGGAACTGCGGCAGGCGCTCCCGGAAAAACTCCCGGACCGCCTCGTAATTTCCGTACAGGTAACGCTTCAATTCATCCAGCCACTCCTCCCCCTCCCCGTATGCCGCGACCAGGGCATCCACGGCGAAGGAGTTGACGTCGCACACTTCATTGACGTTGATGGCCCTGTCTATCTTTTTCCGCACTTCTTCATCCGCCGCGACGATGTTGGCTATCTGAATCCCGGCCAGGTTGAACGCCTTGCTGGGAGAAATGCAGGTGACGGAATGGAGAAGGGCCTCCTCCGAAAGGGAGGCGAAAGGCGTGTAGCGGTGGCCCGGATAAACCAGCTCGCAGTGGATTTCATCCGCCACGACAAAAACACCGTTTCTCAGGCAAATGTCCGCGATCTTCTCCAGTTCCTCCCGCGACCATACGCGCCCCGCCGGATTGTGGGGATTGCACAGGAGCATGAGCTTCACGGAAGGATCGGCCGCCTTGCGCTCCAGGTCTTCAAAGTCAACCGTGTAAACTCCGTCCGCGTACCGCAGATGATTGTATTCCGCCGCGCATCCGTCATTGCGGATGGAGGAGAAGAAGCAATTGTACACCGGCGTCTGGACGAGCACCTTGTCCCCCAGATCCGCCAGAGCCTTGATGATGGCGGAAAGGGCGGGAACCACCCCGGTCGTGTAGATAATCCAGTCCGGATTGATCTTCCAGCCGTGGCGGCGTTCAAACCAGTTCGTGACCGCCTCGTAATAGGCGGAGGGAACCCGTGTGTAGCCGAAAATTCCGTGGGCGGCCCTTCTCTGCAGCGCCTCCGTGACGGGGGGAGCCGTGCGGAAGTCCATATCCGCCACCCACATGGGCAGGATATCCGCCTGAGGAACGGAATCCCACTTGTAGGAATTTGTGCCCCGGCGCGGTATGACGGTATCAAAATCGTACTTCATGCGGCCTCCCCCGGCTGGACGTTTCTCGTTTCAATGGAGCAGTTCCCCGGAGCCTTGCAGTGGGCGTCCAGGAGTATTTCCCCGTATCCGTCCGCCACAATGCGGCCGCTGCGCGGGTTCCTGACGCTGGTGACCACGCCCCTGATGCCGGCCTGGACGGAGGAATATTCAAAGCACAAGTCCGCGTCCTCCGCAAACGTGCAGTTCTCCAGAACCAGGTTTTCCGCATAACAGAGGGGCTGGGTCCCGGAAATCCGGCAGTTGACCAGCCGCAGGTTTTTGGAGTGCCAGCCCAGGTACTCCCCGTCCAGCACGGAATCATACATGATAACGTTTTCCGTATTCCAGAAGGCGTCCTTGGAATGAATCTCCGCATGGCGGATGACCACGTTCCTGCAATACTGGAAGGAGTAATTCCCATTCAGCCGGAAGCCGTCTATGCGGATGTCCGCCCCGTGCATGAAGAAGTAGTCCCCCCTGTCCACCTCCACGTGCCGCAGATCCGCGTTCCGGCAATGCCAGCAGCATTCCTGCGCATCCGTCAGGACCACGTTTCCCAATACCATTCCTTCCATGTCGCGGAACATCTTGGGGGCTTCCACACGGGTATCCTTCATGTGCAGGTTGCGGGAATACCAGATGGCGGCGCGGGCCCCTTCCCTGAACAGGCAGTGTTCAATCAGGAAACCGTCGTTATGCCAGAAAGGGTACTTTCCGTTGAACTCGCACTGCACGGCTTCCACGCCGGAACATTCTTTCAGGGCGGACTCTCCGGGAAGAATCGTGACGTTTTCAAGCCTCAAATGGCGGGAGGAGAAGAGGGGGCGCTCCCCCTCGTAGGAAGTGTTTCTAATCGTTCTTTTACTCATGGCGATAAGGTTTTATGAAATGTTTTCCTCGGCGGGATGAAATCCCGTTCCTTCCCTTTTCCGTGGAAAGGAAAAATGTCTCAAGACATCTTTTGCGTCTTCTGTTTCCTTTATTCCACGTTAATGGTTACAGTAACTATCATGCAAAATATTTTTTCATTCTTCTTAAGAAAAGTCATAAAAAAATTATATTCAGTTTATTATACTGTCATGAAATAAATGGAGAACAAGGAGAACCATCAAAATCACCCTTCATTTTTCCGCTTCATGAATTCTTCCGGCCCGGGAAAAGCATGACACGCGGACAAAAGTGCACCGGAACCTCCGGCACGGCAGGCATACGGAGGTGCCGTAAAATTCGCGCTAACTTCCACCTCAAGGTTTTCATGTCAATGACATGCCGGATTTCGGCCCCGTTCCGGTAAGCTTCATCCACGGCCCTGGCTTCCGCCCGAATGTTCAGGTAGATATTATTTCTTCACGGAATAAATCCAGCATCTCTGCGTTTCTTTCATGTCGTCCCGCGGGAAAACCGTTATGGTCAATGAACGCCTTCATCTGGACGCACAGCAAAATACACGGGGTGGCCAAAACGGCGATGCCCGCGTCAAGTGCCTTGTCCATCAATTCCGCCATTGTCGTCCTTCTGGCGGCAGAGATGAGTATCATTGCAGGGAGGCAGTAATGGATGGTTTTGTCCGCAAGCGCACCTTCTACCAGGCGGCCGACGCTGCGGGTTCGCCGCCCAGAAGATCGGAATTGCCGCTCTTGCGGAAGTCTGAAAGAGGTAATGAAAATATTCTTATCCGGCTTTTTGGGGAATTGCTTTCATTTAAAGGAATCGCGGTAGTCGGACATCTTCTCCTTCATGCCTTGGAAAGCATGGCAATCTTCCTCTCCATTTCCGCATACCTCTCACCCACCATTCCTGCCAACAGCTAATCCCCTGATTTACAAAGAAAAAAGAGCCTGCACCGTTGAAGTGCAGGCTCTTAAAAAATGAAAGGTTTTGGCGGAGCGGGAGGGATTCGAACCCTCGGTACCGGTTTTGCCAGTACGTTCCTTTAGCAAAGGAGTGCTTTCAGCCTCTCAGCCACCGCTCCGTCTGGGTAATGTGTGGGGGAGAAGGTACACACTACTCCAAATGATGTCAATACATAAATATACGGGCAGGAATTAATCAAGATAAGTATATTGATACTCCAGTTCCTTTTTCTCATCCGGCTTCAGCGTGAGTTTCCACTGGAATTTTCCGTTAGGATTCAGGGAACGGTTCCAGTTGGGAAGGCTGGACATTTCTCCTTCTCTCAAAACAGTTTCCGGAGTCCCGATAATGTCCTTGTTTACCTGGAATTCCATGTTCCTGCCGGAAACATTCTTCATGGTCAGAGTTCCCTTTATGGTGTATTTCCGGTAGCTGGAGCCTCTCACCTGCACTGGCTCGGAAGAAAGCGTTTCTTCCGAAACATGAACCATGGTTTCCATGGATTTATTCAGCCTGACCAGGACACGTTCTCCCGGATTGGTGAAGGTGAGCGTGCTCTGCCCGGCAAGCCTGCCCTGGGAAACGAATTCCACCATTCCCGTGGACCAGGGCAGATTCAGGGCATTCGTCAACTGGATGCAGTGCCAGACGTCCAGCGGGGAAGCCGCCGCCCCGCGGTCTCGGTTCTGGTCCCATTCCGACAGGTCCTTCTGGTTGGGAATGTCCCACGTATAAATGTGGCGGTAGGGAACATCGCCGCCAAACAGGTTCCTGGTCACCGTCTCCCGGTAGTTGCAGGAAAAATCCGGGATGGAGTAGAAGAACAAATCCTCCGCCTGTTTGACGGTTCCCGGATCAATGGCCGTGGCCTTCTCCATGGTGAATATGGGCTGCGGAGTACGGGCCTGGCTCATGTAGTTGCCCATGAGGGACCGGGCGTATTCCGTTCCAGGTTTTTCGGACCCCAGGGCGGCAAACAAGGCGCTCATGTTCTGCTTCATGGAGATGGGAGAAGGCAGCCCGGGCATTGCCAGGCGAGGGAAGCCGGAAATAAGCTCCATATCCACCTTCTCCAAATCCATCAGTTCATTCATGATCGTCGCCTTACACTGCAATTGTGCATGTCCTTCCGCACCCAGCTCTACCCGGTAGGTGGGCAGCCAGCTGATCCCGGAAGACAGGCTGCTCACGGTTACCGTTTTTCCCGGAGCCGGTTTTTCAAGGTTCATCACCAACCGCGTTCTGTCCGTCGTCCAAGAGGGAAAGGAAATATCCTTTTCCAGAAACTCGACCTGTTGAACCGCGGCTTCCTGAAGCATCACATGTCCAGTCTCCGTCTGCATCAGGAGGCTTCCCGCCATCGCAAAGGAAGACCTGTTCATGTCCCGGCCGTCTTCCACAGGAGAAGAAAGGGAGCCCATCAAATTGGGACGATTGGATTCCCGGACCTTGTTGTTCACTGGCTTCACCATTCTTCCTACAATCATTCCTCCTTCTGTGGTTGTGATCTTGATCAGCTTTCCGGCATTGGCGGCAAGCAATTCATTCCTGCCGTATTCCGGCTTGGGGATGATTTCCTTCACCTTGCTGCTGATCAATTCCCGGACGGAAACGCCCTGCTCTGTGGAAAGCCAGAATGAGCCGTAGGAAGGAGTGGGAAGCCCGGCCAACTCCATGGAGGAGCCTTCCGCCGTCTTCCCTTCCAGCGTCACCGTGCCGTACCCGTTTTTGAACAGGGCCAGCTTTTTAGGAACCATCTTTACACTTGGCAGGGAAGGTTCTCCAGAGGTAGCGTCAAGCATGGAAGCCCATCCGCAAGTTCCAAACAGGAAGAATGGAAGCAGTCCGGCCCCGGCGGCCAGAACCAGACGCCCCGCATCAGTCATGGTATCATTGTCTGTTTTCATGAATACAGACTAAACAGCCCGTTTTCAGAAAATCAACCTTCAACCACCCTCCGCAGGCAAATGTAACTCCGTTGTAACATTCAGTTGCTATACAATGGATGAAAATGGAAGTATTTCCTTTTCTGAGAGATCGGGAGGAGAGCGCAAGACGGAAAGACCGGCCTCCTACACGCCGCAATGTTCGGCGATCATCTCCAGAAAATCATCCAGATAACGTGCGGCCTTCCGCTCCCCGATGCCGTGTATGTTCATGGCCCCCCGGCGCGTAGTCGGTTTCAGCCGGGCCATGGCTTCCAGCGTGGAATTGTGGAAAACCGCATAAGCGGGCACCCCTGCTTCCCGGGCCAGCTCATTCCGCAGTTCTTTCAATTTCATGAATAAATCTTCGTCAAACTCTCCCAGGGCAGCCAAATCCCCGGTGGCACGGACTCTGGTCTGCCCCCGGCGGTCCGGGACCGCACTTTTGCGGGCGAAAGGCCAGATCATGGAAACCGCCTGCCTGCCCATCATTACCTCGTTCCCCTTCGGGCTCAGGGCAATCAGGGGACGGTCCGCTTCCCCGCTCATTTTAGTGAGGCCCGCCATCTGCATGGCACGGAACAATTGGCGTATATCG
Protein-coding sequences here:
- a CDS encoding efflux RND transporter periplasmic adaptor subunit; protein product: MKSQFIFSLFLAAGPLLSSCRDDGSVQDPMMMPEPEVTVMTVRGEEIPVTSNLPGRMEAFLQAEVRARVTGIIQERFYQEGQNVKQGDLLFKIEPEPLQAALDECKAALDRAQAVLTDAQDKAKRYSALVSKGAVSGREHTQSVAEEARARAEYAAAKAALERARLDLEYTNVTAPISGRVRRALVTKGALVDQNGFTHLTTVEQIDPIYVRFSSPASQRSRLRRAILSGLWKEIPLEEIKVRLLLPNGEEYPHKGHFFFSDMAVDPGTDTIEMRAQFPNPDHELLPGSYVRLVFDKAVRNHVFSVPRDSVMRTAQGASVLVVGKDGILESRPVTTETMNEKRWLVTSGLKDGDRVVTSKTMFLRPGMKVSVKEEAAPLENSN
- a CDS encoding MerR family transcriptional regulator, translated to MDKKHLLTIGNISKQTGVHIKSLRYYDKIGILPPAHVDRETGYRYYDFSQIQLVEAIQLCVELDIPLNRFTEFLTEDKKSIRYGKLIAYGSMLADEKIRAINTKLHILDEMQKHIRHAENYRFHNGPIKLAIPEKYCWALPYRGRQRSTEYHLKFNRALEDISRRGLKTGSEAGILMMCRSGVTERFLYIEVDMEQFREPLPEEIIHLPELSCVCMKTDHSDIEQAAFLFPDLFSREYDRIVMETELFPDHYYFSHPHYEIRCSVPDGGA
- a CDS encoding MalY/PatB family protein; the encoded protein is MKYDFDTVIPRRGTNSYKWDSVPQADILPMWVADMDFRTAPPVTEALQRRAAHGIFGYTRVPSAYYEAVTNWFERRHGWKINPDWIIYTTGVVPALSAIIKALADLGDKVLVQTPVYNCFFSSIRNDGCAAEYNHLRYADGVYTVDFEDLERKAADPSVKLMLLCNPHNPAGRVWSREELEKIADICLRNGVFVVADEIHCELVYPGHRYTPFASLSEEALLHSVTCISPSKAFNLAGIQIANIVAADEEVRKKIDRAINVNEVCDVNSFAVDALVAAYGEGEEWLDELKRYLYGNYEAVREFFRERLPQFHVLPLEGTYLVWIDCSVLGIPSEEVVGRLMEEGRVMVNGGEMYGETEGCFIRLNIACPRELLLRGLEGIFKIFGDAERGGGAMRS
- a CDS encoding antibiotic biosynthesis monooxygenase, translated to MKRYLFIPLLMLITSFQLSAQTKPAVSADGMLIRISEIEVHPQYLKEYLEYASTVGAASVKEESGVICIYPMQMKRDSTQIRILEIYASPEAYRHHIQTAHFQKYKTETLHMVKRLDLVDMHAVDPAGMPEIFLKMNTNK
- a CDS encoding DUF3737 family protein: MSKRTIRNTSYEGERPLFSSRHLRLENVTILPGESALKECSGVEAVQCEFNGKYPFWHNDGFLIEHCLFREGARAAIWYSRNLHMKDTRVEAPKMFRDMEGMVLGNVVLTDAQECCWHCRNADLRHVEVDRGDYFFMHGADIRIDGFRLNGNYSFQYCRNVVIRHAEIHSKDAFWNTENVIMYDSVLDGEYLGWHSKNLRLVNCRISGTQPLCYAENLVLENCTFAEDADLCFEYSSVQAGIRGVVTSVRNPRSGRIVADGYGEILLDAHCKAPGNCSIETRNVQPGEAA
- a CDS encoding aldo/keto reductase; amino-acid sequence: MEEVTLNNGVAMPVLGFGVYQIPDAAECERCVLDAIEVGYRSIDTAQAYRNEEAVGRAAEKSGIPRGELFITTKIWISNGGYEKAKASIEESLNKLRTDYLDLLLIHQPFNDYYGTYRAMEEAYRAGKIRALGVSNFYPARFIDLAEFCEVKPAVNQMETHVFHQQANTREVMKKYGTRLESWGPFAEGRNGFFSNEVLKAVGAQYGRTAAQVALRFLVQQGIIAIPKSTHRERMVENFNIFDFELSPQDMEAIAGLDGGESLFFSHEDPATVEFLINYGK
- a CDS encoding metallophosphoesterase; translation: MILIFEALLAGYIFWRAILPLRLHWGWKAALSALLAVAAFKFHLLHLFGGPMFFSPVLPEWLLLAAAWLFSVLFLFFFLLLAADIVVGLYRLMLFFLRKKRTARRRIIVNRVNLALLVLSAVLATVGVIGGTSVPGVRVETITVGHLPEEVDGMTIALLADLHADGITRADRIRRIVQRTNSLNPDLIVIAGDFVDGTVPVHGEDLRPLADLKARYGVFGVPGNHEYYSGYEEWMEFFPTLGIRMLPNEHVLTGGGNVILAGVTDPVAGMTGREEPDINKALEGAPPGKVRILASHQPRLAREAARHGVDLQLSGHTHGGMITGIDRLVARFNDGFVSGPYQVGSMKLYVSNGAGIWNGFPVRIGVPAEIVLIRLKRE
- a CDS encoding DUF362 domain-containing protein, which produces MKDTVTRRSWLKSSGAALASLAAAGILPEYAHGSSTPGKASKVLMTKKITPESLVKIYEALGRPASGKVAVKISTGEPGGHNFLQPSLIGDLVRKVNGTIVECNTAYGGKRSSTEAHMQAAKDHGFLDIARVDIMDAEGEFHIPVKDRKHLQYDIVGDHLKNYDFMINLAHFKGHAMGGFGGVLKNQSIGVASAAGKAYIHSAGKTQDVSKVWDNLGEQDAFLESMAASAQAVADYFGDRILYINVMNNLSIDCDCDAHPHDPEMKDIGILASLDPVALDQACLDLVHAVQPSEGNNSKPLIERIKSRNGQHTVDHAERIGLGTRKYELKELEPQQTV